The Halogranum gelatinilyticum genome contains a region encoding:
- a CDS encoding ATP synthase subunit B has protein sequence MKEYQTITEISGPLVFAEVDEPIGYDEIVEIETPQGETKRGQVLESSDGLVAIQVFEGTTGIDRNASVKFLGETLKMPVTEDLLGRVMDGSGQPIDGGPEIVPEERHDIVGAAINPYSREYPEEFIQTGVSAIDGMNTLVRGQKLPIFSASGLPHNDLALQIARQATVPEDNQGDDGEESEFAVIFGAMGITAEEANEFMEDFERTGALERSVVFMNLADDPAVERTVTPRLALTTAEYLAFEKDYHVLVILTDMTNYCEALREIGAAREEVPGRRGYPGYMYTDLAQLYERAGRIEGREGSVTQIPILTMPGDDDTHPIPDLTGYITEGQIYIDRALNSQGIQPPINPLPSLSRLMDDGIGEGLTREDHADVSDQMYAAYAEGEDLRDLVNIVGREALSERDNIYLDFAERFEEEFVDQGFDTDRTIDETLDIGWELLSMFPKSELNRVDEELIEKYYHEDKETVEAEA, from the coding sequence ATGAAAGAGTACCAGACTATCACCGAGATCAGCGGTCCGCTGGTGTTCGCCGAGGTCGACGAGCCCATTGGGTACGACGAAATCGTCGAGATCGAGACGCCGCAGGGCGAGACCAAGCGCGGCCAGGTGCTCGAATCCTCGGACGGCCTCGTGGCCATCCAGGTCTTCGAGGGCACCACCGGTATCGACAGAAACGCGTCCGTCAAGTTCCTTGGCGAGACGCTGAAGATGCCCGTCACCGAGGACCTCCTCGGCCGGGTCATGGACGGGTCCGGCCAGCCGATCGACGGCGGCCCGGAGATCGTCCCCGAAGAGCGTCACGACATCGTCGGTGCCGCTATCAACCCGTACTCCCGTGAGTATCCCGAGGAGTTCATCCAGACGGGTGTCTCGGCCATCGACGGCATGAACACGCTCGTCCGTGGACAGAAGCTGCCGATCTTCTCGGCGTCCGGCCTGCCCCACAACGACCTCGCACTCCAGATCGCCCGTCAGGCGACGGTGCCGGAGGACAACCAGGGCGACGACGGCGAAGAGAGCGAGTTCGCAGTCATCTTCGGCGCGATGGGTATCACGGCCGAAGAGGCAAACGAGTTCATGGAGGACTTCGAGCGCACCGGTGCACTGGAGCGTTCGGTCGTCTTCATGAACCTCGCGGACGACCCCGCAGTCGAGCGGACGGTCACGCCGCGACTCGCGCTCACCACGGCCGAGTATCTCGCCTTCGAGAAGGACTACCACGTGCTCGTCATCCTGACGGACATGACCAACTACTGTGAGGCACTCCGCGAGATCGGTGCCGCACGTGAGGAGGTCCCGGGTCGACGTGGCTACCCCGGTTACATGTACACCGACCTGGCACAGCTCTACGAGCGTGCCGGTCGTATCGAGGGTCGTGAGGGGTCTGTCACGCAGATTCCGATCCTCACCATGCCCGGTGACGACGACACGCACCCGATTCCCGACCTGACGGGATACATCACCGAGGGCCAGATCTACATCGACCGTGCCCTCAACAGCCAGGGTATCCAGCCGCCGATCAACCCGCTGCCGTCGCTGTCTCGGCTGATGGACGACGGTATCGGCGAGGGGCTGACCCGCGAGGACCACGCCGACGTCTCCGACCAGATGTACGCCGCGTACGCCGAGGGTGAGGACCTTCGCGACCTCGTGAACATCGTCGGTCGCGAGGCACTGTCGGAGCGTGACAACATCTACCTCGACTTCGCCGAGCGGTTCGAGGAGGAGTTCGTCGACCAGGGCTTCGACACCGACCGTACCATCGACGAGACCCTCGACATCGGCTGGGAGCTGCTCTCGATGTTCCCGAAGTCGGAACTCAACCGTGTCGACGAGGAACTCATCGAGAAGTACTACCACGAAGACAAAGAGACGGTCGAAGCCGAAGCGTAA
- a CDS encoding V-type ATP synthase subunit D translates to MAEDVKPTRKNLMEIEDRIELSERGHDTLEQKRDGLIMEFMDILDQAQDVRAGLSQDYETAQRKLNMARAMEGDVAVRGAAAALKEHPEITTQSKNIMGVVVPQIESSKVKKSLDERGYGLLGSSARIDEAADAYEQLLESIILAAEVETAMKKMLEEIETTKRRVNALEFKLLPDLYENQEYIEQKLEEQEREEIFRLKKIKAKKEEEEKAEKEAEAAEAAEPVETVTADD, encoded by the coding sequence ATGGCCGAAGACGTCAAACCCACCCGGAAGAACCTCATGGAGATCGAGGACCGGATCGAACTCTCCGAACGGGGTCACGACACGCTCGAACAGAAGCGTGACGGGCTCATCATGGAGTTCATGGACATCCTCGACCAGGCACAGGACGTCCGCGCCGGTCTCTCCCAGGACTACGAGACCGCCCAGCGCAAGCTCAACATGGCCCGCGCCATGGAGGGCGACGTCGCGGTTCGCGGAGCCGCGGCCGCGCTCAAGGAGCATCCCGAGATCACGACGCAGTCGAAGAACATCATGGGCGTCGTCGTCCCGCAGATCGAATCCTCGAAGGTCAAGAAGTCTCTCGACGAGCGTGGCTACGGCCTGCTCGGCTCCTCGGCGCGCATCGACGAGGCCGCCGACGCCTACGAGCAGCTGCTCGAATCCATCATCCTCGCCGCCGAGGTCGAGACGGCGATGAAGAAGATGCTCGAAGAGATCGAGACGACGAAACGCCGCGTCAACGCACTGGAGTTCAAGCTGCTGCCCGACCTCTACGAGAACCAGGAGTATATCGAGCAGAAGCTCGAAGAACAGGAGCGTGAGGAGATCTTCCGGCTGAAGAAGATCAAGGCCAAGAAGGAAGAAGAGGAGAAGGCCGAGAAGGAAGCCGAAGCCGCCGAGGCGGCCGAACCGGTCGAGACCGTCACCGCGGACGACTAG